One genomic window of Providencia hangzhouensis includes the following:
- a CDS encoding GNAT family N-acetyltransferase encodes MQIKHSMGYTNPELLTDAFNLRQQVFTQEQGFPADIDVDEYDESALHVVLYLDGQPAAVLRCVLLEDNLIKVGRVAVQKSHRSKGLGRELMKFVEQYGRSHHYHKIALSAQYTAIDFYHTLGYQTEGEMYDEEGMDHIYMTLSLE; translated from the coding sequence ATGCAAATTAAACATAGCATGGGGTACACAAACCCAGAACTCCTTACTGATGCTTTCAACCTGCGCCAACAAGTTTTTACTCAAGAACAGGGGTTTCCCGCTGATATCGATGTCGATGAATATGATGAGTCCGCATTACATGTCGTTTTGTATTTAGATGGGCAGCCAGCTGCAGTATTACGTTGTGTACTACTTGAAGACAATCTTATCAAAGTTGGCCGTGTCGCAGTACAAAAATCACACCGAAGTAAAGGGCTAGGACGTGAATTAATGAAATTTGTAGAGCAATATGGCCGTTCTCATCATTACCATAAAATAGCTCTTTCAGCGCAATATACTGCCATTGATTTTTACCATACTCTGGGGTACCAAACTGAGGGAGAAATGTATGATGAAGAGGGAATGGACCACATTTATATGACATTATCTTTAGAGTAA
- the cptA gene encoding phosphoethanolamine transferase CptA yields the protein MSNTTHSEKFSWTSLFWLLIYFWYFSSLLQLYVLVTGQSNSIGLRDSLLYSSLWLVPALLFPKKVKLVAGLIGIVLWLSSVVALAYFVVYGHQISQSVMFVMFETNTNEAGEFLKQYFSFKVLGVILAYTVVAIFLWTRLKPVTLPKSGRIGISLLILVILFGIPYYNKGIKQDRPMANVASYLNSKLAYAAPWQFVSGYFLYKNQLANMEELIRDNSKIPPLENFVDANGDTPRTFVLVIGESTSRDRMSLYGYSRPTTPELDELARDYPANLSVFNDVVTSRPYTIEALQQILTFATQTEPELFNSRPSMMNMMKQAGFKTFWITNQQTMTERNTLLTAFSRQTDKQYYLNNDMAQSSRIYDDVVFAPFKEALADPAEKKFIVVHLLGTHMRYEFRYPEDKAIFKDKDSVVPANLNDDEVKDYNAYDNAQHYNDYVVSTLIKDFDSSKENGFLVFFSDHGEDVYDTPPHKMLGRSEGKPSKVIYNVPFLVWQSPEWLSTHQFDLNDKTTRPFSNMDFIYAWSDLAGLNYTGFEPEKSLFNEAFKPQPRYIGDPDNKSSLMLYDDLKQ from the coding sequence ATGAGTAACACTACACACTCGGAAAAATTTAGCTGGACCTCACTGTTCTGGTTACTAATCTACTTTTGGTATTTTTCATCACTATTACAACTGTATGTGCTCGTAACAGGACAAAGTAATTCTATTGGCCTAAGAGATTCACTACTCTATAGCTCTCTTTGGCTGGTTCCTGCCCTACTGTTCCCTAAAAAAGTTAAGTTAGTTGCGGGACTAATTGGTATTGTTTTATGGCTTTCTTCGGTAGTTGCCCTCGCCTACTTTGTGGTTTATGGGCATCAAATATCCCAAAGTGTCATGTTTGTGATGTTTGAAACCAATACTAATGAAGCAGGCGAATTCCTTAAACAATATTTTAGCTTCAAAGTCTTAGGAGTCATACTCGCCTATACTGTAGTCGCAATTTTTCTATGGACACGTCTAAAACCGGTAACACTGCCAAAGTCAGGGCGAATCGGTATTTCATTGTTAATTTTAGTTATTTTGTTCGGTATTCCTTATTATAACAAAGGCATTAAACAAGACCGACCAATGGCCAATGTCGCATCATATTTAAATAGTAAACTCGCCTACGCTGCGCCATGGCAGTTTGTGAGTGGTTACTTTTTATATAAAAACCAGCTAGCAAACATGGAAGAATTAATCCGCGACAACAGTAAAATTCCACCATTAGAAAACTTTGTCGATGCAAACGGTGATACACCCCGCACATTTGTATTAGTAATAGGTGAGTCCACCAGCCGCGATAGAATGAGCCTATATGGCTATTCACGCCCAACGACACCTGAGTTAGATGAACTTGCAAGGGATTATCCTGCTAATTTATCCGTATTCAATGATGTTGTGACGTCGCGACCTTATACTATTGAAGCACTACAACAAATTCTGACGTTTGCGACACAAACTGAGCCTGAACTATTCAATTCGCGCCCTTCTATGATGAACATGATGAAGCAAGCGGGCTTTAAAACGTTTTGGATCACTAACCAGCAGACGATGACTGAACGCAACACCTTATTAACGGCATTCTCTCGCCAAACAGATAAGCAATATTATTTGAATAATGATATGGCTCAAAGCTCACGTATCTATGATGACGTGGTTTTTGCACCATTCAAAGAAGCGCTTGCAGACCCAGCAGAAAAGAAATTTATCGTGGTCCATCTGTTAGGAACACATATGCGCTATGAGTTCCGCTATCCAGAAGATAAAGCCATTTTCAAAGATAAAGACAGCGTGGTTCCCGCTAACCTAAATGATGATGAAGTGAAAGATTATAATGCTTACGATAACGCACAACATTATAACGATTATGTTGTTTCAACATTAATCAAGGACTTTGATTCTTCAAAAGAAAATGGTTTTCTGGTGTTTTTCTCAGACCATGGTGAAGATGTTTATGATACCCCGCCTCATAAAATGTTAGGGCGTAGTGAAGGTAAGCCAAGTAAAGTCATTTATAATGTGCCTTTCCTAGTTTGGCAATCACCTGAGTGGCTATCAACTCATCAATTTGATTTGAATGATAAAACAACCCGACCATTCAGTAATATGGACTTTATCTACGCGTGGTCTGATTTAGCAGGTTTAAACTATACTGGGTTTGAGCCCGAAAAAAGCCTGTTTAATGAGGCATTTAAACCTCAACCTCGTTATATTGGTGACCCAGATAATAAATCCTCATTAATGCTTTATGATGATTTAAAACAATAA
- a CDS encoding DksA/TraR family C4-type zinc finger protein, with product MANGWANEDAVQEQIDATLDDAVAKARRQLHSGESADFCEECGEAIPEARRLALPGVKFCINCQNELDKKQSTFSGYNRRGSKDSQLR from the coding sequence ATGGCAAATGGTTGGGCAAATGAAGATGCTGTTCAAGAACAAATTGATGCCACTCTTGATGATGCGGTAGCGAAAGCTCGTCGCCAATTGCACTCAGGTGAAAGTGCCGATTTTTGTGAAGAGTGTGGTGAGGCAATTCCTGAGGCTCGCCGTTTAGCATTACCCGGCGTTAAATTCTGTATCAACTGCCAAAATGAATTAGATAAAAAACAATCTACATTTAGTGGCTATAATCGGCGTGGCAGTAAGGATAGCCAATTACGCTAA
- a CDS encoding ion channel: MLDNSFVAFLKSPLSIRVLLSLLIIIDGAMILKPVLSAYTDYIDWRESGLTQWLKSLGFMKLLDIPRFLLGISLIFLSLFMVNGARIAWVFSLFLLGIISFVDLRLTQENIHQGYFSLFLLVALCLFWKLYHHHSLTSAGFVAITCIIALLLYSIFGTLYIGDEFSPVVKDGTTAFYFALVCMTTVGFGDIVPVTVDARVFTVTVIILGITIFTTSVVYIVGVLAKGTKEIVRKRFSYMKNHYVVIGSTPMAVNVYQGLKKRELPVAVICQENHRSHYPEKDNIVTGDPTSSELLAAANVKHAKCVLVMTDSDSLSTFALLGVKEQAGEGSSVKTVVLINQESNMDKVRLLKPDMLFSLSTLGSEVLMQVLCGEAISSDSISDMLLNKVAKS, from the coding sequence ATGTTAGATAATTCATTTGTGGCTTTTTTAAAATCACCTCTATCAATCAGGGTGTTGCTTTCATTGCTAATAATTATTGATGGCGCAATGATTTTAAAGCCTGTATTAAGTGCTTATACCGACTACATTGATTGGCGCGAGTCAGGGCTAACACAGTGGTTAAAATCACTCGGCTTTATGAAGTTACTGGATATTCCTCGTTTTTTATTGGGAATTTCACTGATTTTCCTATCGTTATTTATGGTTAACGGAGCCCGTATTGCTTGGGTGTTCTCCTTATTTTTACTTGGGATTATTTCATTTGTTGACCTGCGGTTAACACAAGAAAACATACATCAAGGTTATTTTTCCCTCTTTTTATTGGTTGCTTTGTGCCTTTTTTGGAAGTTGTATCATCACCATAGCTTAACCAGTGCTGGCTTTGTGGCAATAACCTGTATTATTGCATTATTGCTGTATTCCATTTTTGGTACTTTATATATTGGTGATGAATTTTCACCAGTGGTTAAAGACGGCACAACGGCCTTTTATTTTGCTTTAGTCTGCATGACAACGGTCGGGTTTGGTGACATTGTTCCGGTTACAGTGGATGCGCGTGTATTCACGGTGACGGTGATTATTTTAGGAATTACAATTTTTACCACTTCAGTGGTTTATATTGTTGGGGTGTTAGCGAAAGGTACGAAAGAAATCGTGCGTAAGAGGTTTTCTTATATGAAAAATCATTATGTGGTGATTGGTAGCACACCAATGGCTGTCAATGTCTATCAAGGGCTGAAAAAACGAGAGCTGCCGGTGGCTGTGATTTGCCAAGAAAACCATCGCAGTCATTATCCCGAAAAAGATAATATTGTGACCGGTGACCCAACCAGTTCCGAATTGCTCGCCGCTGCTAATGTTAAACACGCAAAGTGTGTGTTAGTGATGACAGATAGCGATTCGCTCAGTACTTTCGCTTTATTGGGAGTGAAAGAGCAAGCAGGGGAAGGTAGCTCGGTAAAAACCGTGGTGCTAATTAACCAAGAGAGCAATATGGATAAAGTTCGCTTACTTAAACCTGATATGTTGTTTTCATTATCTACGCTAGGTTCAGAGGTTTTGATGCAAGTGCTTTGCGGTGAAGCAATATCGAGCGACTCTATTAGTGATATGCTGTTGAACAAAGTTGCAAAAAGCTAA
- a CDS encoding DUF421 domain-containing protein, whose amino-acid sequence MAYYYSLIILKFIIGFAIVITHMNLSGKTQLSQMTPIDFIGNFVLGGIIGGVIYSDTIPLYQYVTILIIGVLFISFLNFLTKRFNFFRNVAIGNPIPIIKKGQFIMENILEKANKIDLINISSRIHAQGIHSFQEIYYAQIEPDGQLTIICDEKNMPSVILIKEGVIRSYGLESIERDEAWLMQQIELQDIESINDIFLAEFWRGEVTFILRDGKINRKGAQHLKVIA is encoded by the coding sequence ATGGCGTACTATTATTCGTTGATTATTTTAAAATTTATTATCGGTTTTGCCATTGTTATCACTCATATGAATCTATCGGGAAAAACGCAGCTTTCCCAAATGACTCCTATTGATTTTATTGGTAATTTTGTTTTAGGAGGTATTATTGGTGGGGTGATTTACAGTGATACTATCCCATTGTACCAGTATGTGACTATTTTAATTATTGGTGTTTTGTTTATAAGCTTTTTGAACTTTTTAACAAAAAGATTTAATTTTTTTCGTAATGTGGCCATTGGTAATCCCATACCTATCATTAAAAAAGGCCAATTTATAATGGAAAACATCTTAGAAAAAGCCAATAAGATAGATCTCATCAATATTTCATCTAGAATTCATGCACAAGGCATTCATTCCTTTCAAGAAATTTATTATGCACAAATAGAACCTGATGGGCAGCTAACCATTATTTGTGATGAAAAAAATATGCCATCAGTGATCCTGATAAAAGAAGGGGTTATTAGAAGCTATGGTTTGGAATCTATCGAAAGAGATGAAGCTTGGTTAATGCAGCAAATTGAATTACAAGATATTGAATCAATAAACGATATTTTCTTAGCTGAATTTTGGCGTGGTGAAGTCACGTTTATTTTGCGGGATGGTAAAATAAACCGCAAGGGAGCACAGCATCTGAAAGTTATAGCTTAA